The Aspergillus oryzae RIB40 DNA, chromosome 5 genome segment ATTCCCACCAGAGCTGAATGGCAGGTCAGCATTGGTGTACACAATCTTTTGGGAAAGGGACAAGCAACTGGTCCAGAGCGGTCTTCAAGCTACTTCGGTGACATGAGTAGTTCAAACGCTCTAAGAGGCGGGGTTTGTCACACCAGGGTACCACCCAGTCGCACCTTAGTGAAAATGAGTTCTCATCTCCTGGAAGATTGGATGCGATATCTACGAGTTATGCCTACGCCATGACACAAGTTATGGGAAAGGTTGACGCGAATCTATGCCGGACGACATTTGCCATTGGCTACCAGATTCAATGTTGGTTGGGTGTAATATCCCCTGAGCAAGCAGGATGTTCTTGGTTGACCAAGTCAGCATTCCCCATGACGGGATCCTGGTCGAGTGGCTGGGATTCTCCGCCATTCCTAGTGATCATGATAGGTAGCAAGTCATGGGCTAGCTGGTCTCATCCGACATGGGAAGATGTAGCAGTACTTCAGGCTACTATAGTAGGGCAAGCCAGGGTCCTATGGAGACCCGCTTATGTTAGCCAACCGGGACACGAAATAAAATTAGGTGACAAGGGATCTACCCAGCTGCTTGCTTTTAGCGCCCATGTTCTACTACGTAGCTACGAACGAATCATATCTCCAATTGTGTTAACCATTGAGGAGCATTTAGCACACAATATTACTTGCACTGTACGTAGGGGGTTGCATTTGTGCCTCAGAGGATATGCCTGGTGCATTAGCCATTTCTGTGTCGTCGACGGTCAAGTCAGATTGACCCTTATCCCTTGAGCAATTTGAGTTCAGGCCCATCAGCCGCAGTAACTCGGTAACattaattatttatatcgTTGATGATTGTCAGGTTGCCTAGCGCAACTAGAGTACACTGTTTCAGTACATGAGACCACATCAAGGCAAACTCGTCACCGAGCGGACTAGATATCTTCGTATTTCCTGTGCTGAACATAAAGCCCTCAAAGAGCTACTCTTTAAAGTCTAGGATGTCATTACGTACAGCGGTCATTGTCTTCACAGCTCGTCTTAGACCCTTCATGGTGCTTGCTCATCGGCTATATAAAGGTCAAAGAACAATGTCTAGTTATTGAACGAAATAGATCACCTGCACCTAAACCAGGTGTTTCAAGTTAAGAAAAACAATTCAACTTGGAAACAGTAGGTATCAGCACTGCCAATAAACCATACCTGACATACCCTGGGCTTCTAGTTATACAGGTCCCTTTCTCTGGATTAGAATATGCTGTGTAATATTCTGCAGATCTCGAGAGCTCCAATTCTCTCGAACGCGGGTGTTGGACAGGTGTGACATGTTTACAGGCCTCGTCATAGTGGGGAAAGAGATAAGAGAAATGGCTCTTGCCATAGCTAGATATTCAGCTTGACGCACTTTTACATTCTTGATATATCATTTGCAGAACTACGAAAATCAATTACCGAGGAACCGATGGATCCAAAACCAACTCAGCATGTGTCAGAGGTGGAAAGCCCAGATTCGACTGCTCGATTGCTTCCTGAGGAGAGCGGCGAGCGTAACAGGTTCCAGCAGCATCTTTACACCTGGAACTCCCTCCTCACCGACACATAGTTCCCTGAAACAGTCGCAATGGTCTTTAGCGTTGCGTGTTTTGTTGCTATTGTTGCTATAGTCAGAGCGTTCGATGGGAAGCCAGCACCGGTTTTCTGGCGAGTGGTTGCACTAAACGCTGTTGTGTCAGTGTTAGGGACAGCATCCAAGTGCTCTCTTCTTTATGCGATGAGCCAGTCGATTGGCCAATGGAAATGGGTGTTGTTGCAGACCGAAAAGCGGCGATTACGTTGTGTTCAAACCATCGACGATGCTAGCCGTGGGCCTTGGGTTTCCGTCACACTTCTGACCCGTGAACGGTGCTCTGTTCTCCGGATTGGAGCAACAGTCATGGTGCTCGCACTGGCGCTCGACTTTCAATTCAGCAGATCATAAGCCATGAGACTGAGAGTGTCCAGATTCCGAATGGCTCTGCAGTGGCTAAGCAAGCGCTCCGCATTGATCCTACATGGTACTATAAACGATTTCAAAATGCCATGCAGGCTGGATTTTGACATAATCATGAACCAGCCCCGATCTGTTCATCTGGAAACTGTACGTGGGATAGTTTTACCTCCATCGGCTTCTGTAACCAATGCGTGGACGTGACATCCGAATCGCACCTGCACCACTGCACTTGGACCTCGCAGAACGTATATGATATTTATCTTAAAGCGCATAATAGTTCTGGGTATAATAGAGCGGCCCAATCAGATCTTCAGTGCAACGTTACGCTTTCTGATGGGGCAATCTCGGGCGTGCCAATACAGATACGTTTTGATGCCGACGAGTCAGGATTCGTACGATTACCGAAAGATATAATATGGAAGATTACATGGTTCAGCCAGGAACAGAATGCTGGAATAAATAACCATACCATGCTCTTCGCACACGCTGAGTTGGATGTTGATACAGATATGATCTTCGCACATGTTGAGCTGGATTCTGTTACAACACCAAGCGACATCGTTTCTATCCCCGAGGGAAAGCTCAAAATCAAACGGGTAACAAGCTGCGCTATATCATTTTGCGCTAGGAACTACAacatttctgtttctcacGGTACCCTCACCGAGCAAGACTGGGGGCGCatcttctttgatgatgGTGGAGTCGTGTGCTGGATACCAGACCGAGCTCTGAGGAAAGCATCAACCCAAGAGGCTCCCCTCCCTAAACCTACTCATGGTTCTGAATACTCAATCTGCTACGTTGTCCCAGAACCTAGGCTCATATACGACAATGTGGTCAGTGGCTTCTCTGGACAGACTTTCTGGGAATGGTCAGTGGGGCACTTAGGAGGGGATTGGATATTCAAAGACGCCGGGGAGAAATCTGTTCATAATGACGATTCCATTCCCATGACCTCGAGAATAATGGAGCTTCGTTTTGAAGAAGTGACAAAGAACGTTGCTGCATCTTTAACCAAAGACATTCTTGATAATAGCACCGACACTGTAAACGGCAGGGTGTTCGCTACTGAGGAGCATATTTGCTTCAATTCACTCTGGACTATTTTCCCAGCGTTGGTTCTTACATCTGGTGTTGCATTCTATATAACAACAGTATGGGCCGGTCAGCTCGAAGGGGTTGGCGTATGGAAGGCAACTATATTGCCCGTGCTATACCATGGAATTGAACCAAGTATATCGAACAGTCATCGTGACCTTGAGACTGTTAGCAAGATGGGTTCGGTATCTCAGATGACCGAGGTTCAACTCCAGTCAGATGATTCGAGGGGAGGCATGGTACTACGTTGATCTGATTCGGGCCGATCAATAGTCTATGAAACCGTCATCCAATGGATGCTTGGCTTCCGCTGCAGGGCTGAGAACAGCGTGCTGGGTATCGTGATGCGTAATAATTTTATTCATCCCATAAACGCAAGGCGGGCTTTCGATGGGTGGTTAGGTTTATAGAGCCTGTCTTACATCCCTGTCCTAGGTCTTGTTAGGTTACACTATTCTCTACAATACAGGCTCTCATTTGTCTCAGGAGTTGCAACGCAACGTGGAACGATTGTGCATACTACTCTTTAGCATATAATGTTAGAATAACGCAGTGAGGAAGCAAGATGTGACTGCAAATCACAGGCTTTGTGCCTGGATATGATGTGCTATTCTTGCATTACCAACCTGGAATCAATTCTGATGCATGTTTGGCCATCTAGAACCTATATTTGCATTCGAAGTTATCGGGCTTTCTCGGGTCACATACTTGGATCATAGTTCGGTCTTACATTGACTTCGGCTTAGATTCTATCAACATATAACGTAGGAATTATACCAGCAAAGTTTTCAAAATTCCATGATCTACTCAAGGTTGCTTTTAGGCCGGCCGAGCCATGACCGCCAATTCCATGGTAATGCCGGGTCCAAAGGCCGCAACAATCACTTTATCTCGTCCAGATTCGGAGGTGCCTTGTTCCCTCGCAAGCTCGTTAATGACGCTTATGACAGTGCTCGAGCTAGTATTTCCCCTCGACCGATAAACCTCATAGGTCTTTCGCAAATGGTGTTCCGTAATACCCAGGGCATTCTGCGCAAGAACAGCGATACTGTAACCTCCCGGATGTAACGCCCAGTCATATGAAGAGGGGTCGAAATTAGATTTGTCTGAATATAATGAGGGGGTAGACGATATAAGGTCCTGAAAGCCGGAAGGGAGCGCCGCAGATGTCTGCCCGGGGACTTCCTTCGTAATCACTGGATCGTATCCTGCCTGTATCTTAGCTAATCTCACTCTTGAGTAGAACGGGAGTATTAGTTGCGTACCGTGCGGGCGGATGTTGAACTGGATGCTGGAAGCAGAATCCTCGAGGAGGGTTGTGCGACAATTCAGAATATTCCAGAGAGGAGCTCGTTCAGAGGTTTTAGGGCAAATCCCATTGCTCAGCACCATAGCACCGGCACCATCACCGAAAAGGGTCATTGCAACGTTTGCTTCTTGGGCTTTGACAATGTCTTCGAGCATTGAGCGGAAAAAGATCATACAAATTTCGCATGCAACAACAAGCGCTCTTCCTGGCTTCCCTTGAAAGGCcgccccaagaagaagttcatTTGCCGTCCGTAGAGCAGCGGCACCCCCTGCGCAGCCAACTCCATGCAGGAGAGTGCGTTGCACATTTTTTCGGAGACCTAGTCTCTCACAAATCATGTAGTCTAATCCTGGATTGGCTGTATTCGTACATGTAACTACGACAACATGAGTAAGATCGTTGAAAGAACCATTCCAGTCCGCAAGCGCTTTCCTCGCTGCCTCTTCTGCGACTGGGACACCATATTTTCTGAACAGGACATCACATTCAGCGATATCTGGTAGCTTGGGGTCACTCCAGAAGGGGTCGTCGAACGGCACAGCGGCACGACGAGTTTGTATTCTTGACTTTTCATTAACGTAAAGGGTCTTTCGTACACTAGGTCCTCAGTATCAGTTCTCCAATTTCCAACCAGTGCACAGCATATTGCTCTTACGCTGGGTCGTTCGGATCATGGAATGCTGAAATTAGCTTTTCCAGTTCGTCAGATCGGAGCTCATGGGGAGGATAATGGGCGCCCGTTCCAACAACGGAGACGGCACGCTTTGATAAAGAGTCATCACTATGGTTTCTGATCTCCGGCGGAGAGGTACCATGAATTAAGGGCGCCATGAGGTCTTAGCATAGAGAGATCCGGTTATAAGCAGCTGTAGGAACAGATAATCTTGTAAATGAGATACTCACTAGGTTTTTCGGTGTTATTCAAAGTTGTTGCAAGGCTTTTTCGCTTATGGGCTAATCATCTTTGCTCAGTTGACCAAGCTACTAGTTCATATGCAGCAGATCAGCGGGGAAACTGCTGTCAGCATCCGGACTGGGCCAGTCATTGGGTGCCCAATAGGCATAAGGAACAAGAAGAGTATATACTTATATTATAGAAGAGGCTCCTGGTACTGTTATCGAATAGGTTGCACTCGGTATTGGCTAGTAGTCTGGGGCATGAAACGAAAGGGTCACAGGTGACGGTGAATGAAGATCTAATTCTTCTATCCAGTGGACTACGTCGAAAATTTCGTGAACGCTCTGACTAGTGGCTAGGCAGGTGGCTTTGTTGGCGCATCTCGTATATACGATCTAGGCCGTTTTAGTATTTAGCCTTATTCTACAGCGGACATAAACTGCTATTTGCCTATGAGGACCAAAGCAGCTGGTACCAGCTACATCAAGTCACGTACATCGTAGCACTGACACGATAGGACTATCAACAACACGATGagaaaggatatataaggacactCATTCATGTAACTTGTTGGCTAATCCCTTCCTTCGTTAGCTATAGCTTCTCTCCCGTAGAGCTATTGGTTTGTATCTAGCGCACGACTTAATCATAGCTCTCAGTCCAAGCACTAGCAATTTCTGAAACACCATAGCAGCCTGGCCCAAAAACGCGTAGTCTGTCAGTGTACGCTTTCATCATTTGTAATTCACCCCATTCAATATGCCTTTATAATCTCAACCAAAGCTGCGGCTGTGGCCTGACTGTAGGTATTTGGCTCTGGAGCCAAATTGGGGTACTTTGCTAAATTGCTCTTTTTCTGATTCTGGAATTTGACACCACCAGCTGCAACTCCAATGACTTGGCCCGGAAAAAGTTAAACAGCCCCTCCTCAAATGCCAAGGTTTCCTCCTTGGCAGAGGCTTGGATAAGATAGCCGAGTGATGGGCCATGGGAAAGGTATCCCAATCCAGCCCCCGGGACGACATTCAGGTATATCCATGCAGCTATTGCAGTGTGCACTTTGACAAGGCAAAGAATAACTATGCCAACCTTACTGAGAACCAATACCTGCCAATTGGCCCGTTGATATTTTTCCGTGCTTGTAATTAGAAATCCAACCATTCACGCACACGGGACTTCTGTCAAGTTCTCGAGAAAGAGGACCTCGTCATACCCTCCCAGGAAAGGTGAAGTTAGTAGTGCAAGTCTAGAAGACAGCCAGTGGGATGATAAGCTTTGATACAACCCAATGCTCATGTAAATCCAAGTAACCCTATGGCACCAACCGTGAGAGGGGCCCAGGTGAGCCATAAGCCCCAGTCATACATGGCACCGCCCCAGGTCAAAGGAATGAGAAAAGATGAAatgctttttatttccctctcCCAAGAATACAACAAGAGCCAAAACGAAAATCTAAATAGTCTCTGGGATATGTGTATGTTTCCCGTTCCTGATGCGCCTCGGACGAGTCTCGTCGGGGCACTCCGAGTCACCGTTTTTTAGGTCTAGATTATTATGTGGGGCTAGTTACATTTTTACGTATCAAGAATGGAATGCAAATTTCATTCCTATCTAACTCTATCTACGTACGTACTCTCATTCCACTCCGAACTATAAGATGTGGATCTGTGGCATACCAACCAAATATATACAACCTCCGGGAATCTTTTCCATCCATACGGCTCCTCTTTTCACTTTCCCACGTTGCAATAACTATCTGTGGCCCACTCGCCGGATGCGGATAAATTAGATATACGATAACTACACCTGGAAAGATCTCATCACTAAGGATTATGGTGCTATCTTACTGGGTTCTAGAGCTATACAGCTCTCTTAGACTCGGGGAGGAGTCactttatatattttgtCTTATTTACATTAGTATGGGACAGTTATCTCAGCAAtagcatcattggtctagtggtagaattcatcgttgccatcgatgaggcccgtgttcgattcacggatgatgcacttcttttttcttttttgctttttcccacTCAGCGTAGCTCGTTCACGATTGATTTTTAATTACTACTATCTGCCTTAATTACATACAAAAGTGAAAATCTCACTGATTTCGCAGGGTCTGGTCAACAGGCGCTTGGTATACCTTTCGTGCATAAAAAACATATTGGAAGACGGCAAAGAGAGTCACTGAGCCTACCATAAGAACCGCCCAATTCATAGTTCTTGGTACGACATCCTTGGTCGTCGGGAAAAAGGTAAAGATGATCTGAAAACTAAGGTAGAAGAGGGATATCAAGTTGATAGCTGGGCCATACGGGCCTAAAGAGAACCGAGGACTAGGCAACGTCCTTGACTGCCAGCGCGCTATAAAGAAGCAGccaatggcaatgatatAGGTCGTCAACATAGACGCGATCGCCAATGAGGCAATCGCGTTGAAAGCTGCCGTGGAGCCAATATTAATCAGGCTCAATAGAACGGTCGCCACTGTTGAAGACAGAATAGACCAGATAGGGGTCTTAGATTTGGGATGGACATAGGCGAGTGTGCTCGAGAAAGGCAGTCCTTTGTCTCGGGCAAACGCGAATATCTGACGTGAGGTAGTCGCTAGGACACCTAACGCACTGCATACCTCCATCACTAAGATAATGCACGCGAGTCCCATCGCCATATTGGACGACCCGGTCGCGTTTTGAAAAGCTGTGATGAATGGGAATCCGCTGGGCGCTTGTAGCACTGACTCTATGTCAcccatggtgaagaggaacGTAATGAGCATAACGAATCCAAGCGTGCCATTGACCAGGGCAGTCGAGATCATACACCATGGAACAGTCCTGGAAGCATCCTGAACCTCCTCCGCTAGGAATGAACATGATTAGTTGTGGGATGCTTGTAACAAGAGTGGCCATGAATGCCTACCCATATACGTCGCTGCATCAGGCCCCGTGAAAGAGAATATCGGGGTCAGTTGGCCGACCAAACAGGCCAACCCAATATTCGGCCATCCCCCCGTGTTAGAAAAAGTCTGGAAAACTTCAGCGCTGCTTGCTCTGTCGGCTTTAACCCACAAGGGGATCAACACCACGAAGAATCCAAAGATATGAATGAACAGCAAGAAACGCTCCAGACTGGCGAGCCAATGAGTGCCCCACCCATTGAGGACGGTGGCTATCACCGCAATTGCAATCGCCAAGAGCGTCCCATGCCATCTCTCAAACGTATATATATGGTGTATGGTCGGGACAGGGTCTACGGTGACCAATAAACCTTGAATCAAGGTACCGGCGAGAAAGCATACACTGGCGAACGCTGCCTGCCAGCCCAAGACTGCGAGCCATCCTGATTGAAATTACACACAGGTTAGTATACTGCATATGTTTCCTACGGAAATTGTACGGCCATACCTGTGATATAACTTAAGAATCTTTGACAGGAAGGAGGAGCGTACTCGCTAACCCAGTGGTACTGACCTCCCGCCGTAGGAGCTCTCGATGCGATCTCTGCCAAAGATGCAACAGATGCGAAAAAGCCGATAAAAGTACCAATATAAACATAAACCATCCCAGCTCGTCCGCCATTGATTAGGCCGTAATCGCTGGTGAGCAAAATTGACTCCCATGTTGCCATTAACGTACAGTTGAAACCAAGGATGGATACGAACCGAAAATTTCTCTGAGACGTAGAGTTAGTCCAATCATACGGATTATTGTTGAGTGTATGTTACGAAGGAAGTAGTAGAGCCTGTATCATCAATACTAACCTTTAACTGTTGCGTCTTGCCCAGTCGTTGCATGTCCAGACTATCTTGTGCGGTGTTTGCCATAGAGAGCT includes the following:
- a CDS encoding uncharacterized protein (predicted protein) translates to MIFAHVELDSVTTPSDIVSIPEGKLKIKRVTSCAISFCARNYNISVSHGTLTEQDWGRIFFDDGGVVCWIPDRALRKASTQEAPLPKPTHGSEYSICYVVPEPRLIYDNVVSGFSGQTFWEWSVGHLGGDWIFKDAGEKSVHNDDSIPMTSRIMELRFEEVTKNVAASLTKDILDNSTDTVNGRVFATEEHICFNSLWTIFPALVLTSGVAFYITTVWAGQLEGVGVWKATILPVLYHGIEPSISNSHRDLETVSKMGSVSQMTEVQLQSDDSRGGMVLR
- a CDS encoding uncharacterized protein (amino acid transporters) — protein: MGTAVKRVSQVRVEDVQPPTSKEKLSMANTAQDSLDMQRLGKTQQLKRNFRFVSILGFNCTLMATWESILLTSDYGLINGGRAGMVYVYIGTFIGFFASVASLAEIASRAPTAGGQYHWVSEYAPPSCQRFLSYITGWLAVLGWQAAFASVCFLAGTLIQGLLVTVDPVPTIHHIYTFERWHGTLLAIAIAVIATVLNGWGTHWLASLERFLLFIHIFGFFVVLIPLWVKADRASSAEVFQTFSNTGGWPNIGLACLVGQLTPIFSFTGPDAATYMAEEVQDASRTVPWCMISTALVNGTLGFVMLITFLFTMGDIESVLQAPSGFPFITAFQNATGSSNMAMGLACIILVMEVCSALGVLATTSRQIFAFARDKGLPFSSTLAYVHPKSKTPIWSILSSTVATVLLSLINIGSTAAFNAIASLAIASMLTTYIIAIGCFFIARWQSRTLPSPRFSLGPYGPAINLISLFYLSFQIIFTFFPTTKDVVPRTMNWAVLMVGSVTLFAVFQYVFYARKVYQAPVDQTLRNQAKYLQSGHSRSFG
- a CDS encoding uncharacterized protein (predicted naringenin-chalcone synthase), which encodes MAPLIHGTSPPEIRNHSDDSLSKRAVSVVGTGAHYPPHELRSDELEKLISAFHDPNDPAVRKTLYVNEKSRIQTRRAAVPFDDPFWSDPKLPDIAECDVLFRKYGVPVAEEAARKALADWNGSFNDLTHVVVVTCTNTANPGLDYMICERLGLRKNVQRTLLHGVGCAGGAAALRTANELLLGAAFQGKPGRALVVACEICMIFFRSMLEDIVKAQEANVAMTLFGDGAGAMVLSNGICPKTSERAPLWNILNCRTTLLEDSASSIQFNIRPHVPGQTSAALPSGFQDLISSTPSLYSDKSNFDPSSYDWALHPGGYSIAVLAQNALGITEHHLRKTYEVYRSRGNTSSSTVISVINELAREQGTSESGRDKVIVAAFGPGITMELAVMARPA